In Gopherus evgoodei ecotype Sinaloan lineage chromosome 10, rGopEvg1_v1.p, whole genome shotgun sequence, a single window of DNA contains:
- the RSL24D1 gene encoding probable ribosome biogenesis protein RLP24 yields the protein MRIEKCYFCSGPIYPGHGLMFVRNDCKVFRFCRSKCHKNFKKKRNPRKVRWTKAFRKAAGKELTVDNSFEFEKRRNEPLKYQRELWSKTVDAMKRVEEIKQKRQAKFIMNRLKKSKELQKAQDIKEVKQNIHLVRAPHAGKAKRLEEKMVQKLQEDVAMEEES from the exons ATGCGAATCGAGAAATGTTACTTCTGCTCCGGGCCCATCTACCCGGGACACGGGCTCATGTTCGTGCGGAATGACTGCAAG GTCTTTAGATTCTGCCGATCAAAATGCCacaaaaactttaaaaagaaacgAAATCCCAGAAAGGTCAGATGGACCAAAGCCTTCCGGAAAGCAGCTGGTAAAGAACTAACAGTG GATAATTCATTCGAGTTTGAAAAACGTAGAAATGAGCCACTGAAATACCAGAGAGAGCTATGGAGCAAAACTG TTGATGCAATGAAGAGAGTGGAAGAGATCAAACAAAAACGCCAAGCTAAATTTATCATGAACAG ATTAAAGAAGAGCAAAGAGCTGCAGAAGGCACAAGACATCAAAGAAGTCAAGCAAAACATACACCTTGTTAGGGCTCCACATGCAG gCAAAGCAAAACGGCTGGAGGAGAAAATGGTACAGAAACTGCAGGAGGATGTAGCTATGGAAGAAGAGTCCTAA